The Cryptococcus neoformans var. grubii H99 chromosome 8, complete sequence DNA window GTCTACCGAGCGGCGAGCATCGCAGCGATAGGTCTGAAGAATGGCTTTTAGTGATGCCTACTAGGAATAACCCTACAAGAAGTTCCGCTTTTAATCTTGGTGCAACGCGTTACATATTTGTCGTATTTTTTGAATTATTAACGCATCCCTAATGGGTTAACCAGTTCAGAGTACTAGTATAGTTGATGAGGTGCGCGTGAAGATTGCCGATAGCCCAGCACAAAAAATCCTCCCGTGCCTGAATTGATTTATTGACATGACGGAAGATGCCGGGAGGGCTGACGTCATGCTGTCGAACATTTGGTAGCTGCTGAAAATAGCGTTCAATTCCTGATTGTCTGCTGGCAACTATGGGACTCAGGCGCTGAGGCTTCTTtgttcctttcttttttgggCTGAAGAGGGGGGGGGCGCGGTGGGTGGTTGGGGACGCGGACAAAGAATAAGCAAAGACGCCCAGATGCGGCATGGGATGAAAACGGCTGTCGACGATGACGTTTGAAAGGGTTGTGAATTGTCATTCCCTATAATCGCTCAAATCCGAAAGGAGTACAGAGGTACCGTTATAGATAATGGGCCGCATGGCCGTTTTTGTTCTTAATTACTGGTAGCAGTCCAGGCTTCGTCCGAACTCCGCCAAAGACTGGGTATCATCATTTATCCAGACGCCTATACATCCAATGCCGCTTGCCGCGTGCTGCAAAGCCACCGCTCTCATTTCATCGTCATGATTTTATGAATAATACGGACCAGCGATTCATGCTCCACATTTGGTTGCCATTGTGTCATTGTGCCCTCGCTCTGGATCGGAAATCATTGTTTTCCTGTATCGTGTTTTTTCCCAGGTTCCTTACATCCATTGCTTACATCGTTCGGTGTGCATAACCGCGCACCCTGTACCTTCTATTCCAGGAAGGGAAGTATGCAGCCAGTTACAATCAATGATGACATCAGGAAGGCGTAAACTTTTCAACAGGCTTGATTCCATAACGTTAATCAATCATGGATGAGGTAAAAACAGATTAATCCGTAGCTCCAAGACGACTGTAGTTTTTTATAGTATCATCAGAAACTTCCTTGATACCATCGTTGTCCTTTACATCCATTCGACAGTTTGTCACGCTTCATCTATAGCGCTCCCCTGATTTACTATCATCGTTGTTCGGAGAGGCTTTGCAATTTCAAGTTGAGCAAGAGGAGTAAATAACACCAATAATTGAGCCGTTAGCAGGAAGCAAGGACCATTATGGGGTTGACGAACCGCAAGAACCACAAGAAGGATCCAGAGGCTGGTGATCCGGAAACAGAGGCTAAGCgtcaggaggaggacaaaaagaagagtatGTACTTGCAGGATGGCACATATATAAAACCCATGTCTAACCTCTATTATCACAGAGTACTCCGGTGAAGAATATGATGTGCTTTTGAAATATGTTGCAGATCAGcaagaaaagatcaagaaaGGGGggggtgatgatgagaaggaagatgaagagaacgTCAAGTATATCAGGAAGTGGTACACCCCCTGGAAAAAGACGAAGGTGGAGACAGGAGGCAAGAAAGTGGGTTCGCAGCATCCTGTCTCGGTATCCCTTGCTGAAATTTGAGATATAGGTGCCGCCAGATTGGCTCGGGACCGACCGGCAGAAGggcctttcttcttcggagATTGAAGAACGTAGGAAGCACTCTGGCTGGAATGAACTTGAATCGTAAGTCTTTATTGAATAAGCTTCACACCCTTTTGGCCATAATGGATGGGGACTGACCTGAACTCAGACCAAACGAAAACCAATTCCTCAAATTCATCTCCTACTTCAGAGGGCCCATCCTTTATGTTATGGAACTCGCCGTTATTTTGGCTGCAGGTCTTCGAGACTGGATTGATTTCGGAGTCATCATAGGTTCGTAATTCTTTCTTGTTTACCAGTCTGCATGACCTTATTGATATTGGGGTCGTTCTAGGTATTCTGTAAGTCCTGCGTCCATTGCCCCCTTTCTGGATGGAGAATTTATGCCGGGAAGACGGACGTCAAAGTAGTCAAAAAGATCCTTTAAGGGATGGTGAAATGAAGTTACATTGGGCGGCATGGGCCGCATCTCATGGGCGCCTTGCGCCTTTCATCTCTTGCATGTTCGAGGCGATGCGTCTATTTTTGGTTCCCTATATTTTGATGTTCCGACGTTTTCTGCTTGGAAACCTCAGTGCTTGGTCTACAATACCATTGAACAGTTACTAACCAACCTTCCAGGTTCCTAAATGCTGGTGTTGGCTGGTACCAGGAGAAGTAAGCCACTCTTATCTTTCTATTCATGATACGAAAGCAACTAACGTGTCCTTTCAGACAAGCCGGAGACATCGTAGCTCAATTGAAGGCTGGAATTGCCCTCAAAGCGGATGTCATTCGAGATGGGAAGGAGCAAGAAATTGAGGCGCGAGAGCTTGTTCCCGGTGACATTTTGGTTCTCGAAGAAGGCAAGACGATCGCCGCTGATGCGAAGGTAAGTTGAGGTGGTACAGTGACAGAATGGCAGACTGACTTACGATGTGCCAGATTATTGGTGACTATGAAGACAAAGATGGTTCCAAGGTACATCTTGCCATTTCATGTCTTATGGATTTAGCTAACTTCGAAACAGTCGAAGGACATCCTTGATCGCGTGGAAAAGTCGAAGCATTCTAAGGGAggtgatgacgatgatgaggacgatggACCGGACAAGGGCCCATCTCTCTGTTCCGTTGACCAGTCTGCTATTACTGGAGAATCTCTCGCTGTGGACAAGTTTATCGGTGATGTCGCTTACTACACGTGTGGTGTGAAGCGTGGCAAGTGCTTTGGAGTCGTCACTGTTAGCGCCAAAGGAAGTTTTGTCGGTAGGACTGCCTCTCTCGTGTCCAGTGAGTCACTTTCCTGTGGTTGCTCAGTCATTGCTGATGGATGATTCCAGGTTCCAATGAAAAGGGTCATTTCCAGATTGTCCTCGGTGGCATTGGTACGACGTGAGTTTTTTTGAATTCAGGTTGGCAGCAATGGGCTAATAAACCCACAGACTCTTAGTTATGGTCATtgccttcatcttcgctgTCTGGATTGGTGGTTTCTTCCGAGGAACTGGTATCGCTACCCCTAGAGAGAACAATCTTCTCGTTTATGCCCTTATCTTCTTTATCATTGGTGTGCCTGTCGGTCTTCCTGTCGTCACGACTACTACTCTTGCCGTCGGTGCTGCTTACCTCGCCAAACGAAAGGCTATCGTCCAGAAGCTTACCGCTATCGAGTCTCTGGCTGGTGTCGACATACTTTGTTCCGACAAAACTGGTACCCTTACTGCCAACAAGCTTTCCTTAAACGAACCATATATAGCGCCCGATGTCGACCCCAATTGGTTCATGGCCGTTGCTGttctcgcttcttctcacAACGTTCTCGGTCTTGACCCTATTGACAAGGTCACGATCGTCGGCTTGAAGGACTACCCCAAAGCTCAAGAGATGCTCAAGGGCGGATGGAAGACTCACAAATTCACTCCTTTCGATCCTGTCTCCAAGCGAATCACTGCCgaagttgagaaggagggcaaGCACTACACTTGCGCTAAGGGTGCTCCCAACGCCATTTTGAAACTTGCTAAGTTCGCCCCTGACACTGTGTCGGCCTACCGAGCCCAATCTCAACAATTTGCTTCTCGTGGTTTCCGAAGTTTGGGTGTCGCggtcaaggaagaaggcaaagacTGGGAATTACTCGGTATGCTTTGTATGTTCGACCCCCCTCGTGTCGACACTGCCAAGGTAAATCGCTCTGTATGATATGTATGCGTCTTTCCTGTGAAGCTGACGATTTGCTGCAGACTATCGGGGAAGCTCATGACCTTGGTATCCAAGTCAAGATGCTTACTGGTGACGCCGTCGCTATCGCCAAGGAAACTTGTAAACAGCTCGGCCTCAAAACCAATGTTTACGACTCTGAGAAACTCattggtggtggtatggCTGGTTCTGACATCCGAGACTTTGTTGAAGCGGCGGACGGTTTCGCCGAAGTCTTCCCCGAACACAAGTACCAGGTCGTCAACCTTTTGCAGGAACGTGGCCACTTAACTGCTATGACAGGTGATGGTGTCAATGATGCTCCTAGTTTGAAAAAGGCCGACTGTGGTATTGCTGTCGAAGGTGCCAGTGACGCCGCTAGGACTGCTGCCGATGTTGTCTTCCTCGACGAAGGTCTTTCTACTATCATCACTGCCATTAAGGTTGCGCGACAGATTTTCCACCGAATGAAAGCGTATATTATTTATCGGTGAGTGGCCTACCGTCGAAAACTGTCAAAACTAATAAATACCCTATAGTATTGCTCTTTGTGTCCACCTTGAAGTGTATCTGATGCTTTCCATCCTTATTCTTAATGAGACTATTCGTGTCGACCTCGTTGtcttccttgccatctTTGCCGATGTCGCTACCATCGCTATTGCCTATGACCGAGCTCCTTACGCTCACCAGCCTGTTGAATGGCAGTTGCCCAAGGTCTGGATCATCTCAACCATTATgggtcttcttctcgcgGCGGGTACTTGGATCATTCGAGCTACTCTATGGATTGATAACGGAGGTATCGTCCAGAACTTTGGCTCTACTCAGGAAATTCTCTTCTTGGAAGTTGCGTTGACCGAAAGCTGGGTTATTTGTAAGCTTCTTTCCCCAATTCACGGAGAAACGCTTATCGGAGTATAGTCATCACTCGACTGGCTCAAGAGCCTGGTACCCCCAACGTCTGGCCTTCATTCCAGCTTGTGGCTGCAGTCATTGGTGTCGATGCCCTGGCTACCATTTTCGCCCTTTTCGGTTGGATTTCTGGTGATGCTCCTCATGGCGGTTGGACCGACGTTGTCACAGTTGTCAAGATCTGGTGCTTCAGTTTCGGTGTTgttatcatcatcctcctcgtctgTGAGTACATTGATTTCTAATTCTTCAAGCATTGCTGACTATCCATTAAAGACCTCATGCTTAACTCAATCCGCTGGCTCGACCACATCGGCCGCAAGAGCCGatccaagaagaatgagaagCTTGAAAACTTCCTCACCGATCTTCAGCGTCTCACCATCGTGCACGAAACTGATCACAACGGTTCCTACTACCGATTCGCCTCtaagaaggaggaggaggagagcgGCGACAACGGAAAGAAGGAcgacaagaaggatgaagcCAAGTCTGCTGACACTAAGAAGCAGGAAAGTAATGCAAAGAAGGGGGacgatgagaagaagaaggatgacgaCGGGGGAAAAAAGGGCGCTACCGGCGGAGACAAGGGGTTGAGCGACCAGACGGGTAAGGGCCATGAGCATGCCCAAGCTCAGGGTAAGGGGGCGAACGAGGTTCAGCCAGATGGCACTCAGCCGAAACCGGATGATCAGAGCAGTGAGGGGACGCATGTTGATCCCAATTAGGTGTTAAATGAGACgaagtgatgatgatcagATTAGAAATGTGGACCATGTACTGTAGCAATATCACCCATCGTTTCTTAGCTTTTATTCGCCGCATATCATAAGTATATTCAGACGTTATGTCATACCTAATATGTATACACATCGAGTAGCCTCAAATTCGTTTGTtgtttcatctttcatttTTGTAAGAAATCAACAGCCGCTATATATTTCACAACTGGTCAAAATAATCTTCTGCTACGTGCTCCCCTCGGTTATGGTCGCTCTCAAGAGCTTCAAGGTGCAGGCAATCATTGAGTGAGTGACATCAAACCTCTCTCCCCCTATCATTAAGAGAACAAAGCCTATCTCTCCAGCCGTTTGTTCGCTTCATTTCTTATTTGTTCAAGAATGCATTTTACTATTGTGCAACGAACGatctgctcctcctgcaGCGCCGCCCCTCCTGCCTCCTCCAGACCCCCTGATTCAGCAAGCAGCAAGGCAGATGAGTATTATTTTCTGGATGACAAGGGATATATTTTCTGCATTGAAGCCCAGCGGGCGTCCCAGCTGGTAATAACGACTCCCAAAAGAACTGGCTGAGCCATCTCAGATAGCGTCAGGAAAACCGAAGAAGGGACATGACAAGAAAGCAAAACTGCCGTTGCCTTCGTAAACTCCATTTGTTTACATCACATGTGACTATGGAAATGGTACTGTTCATCTCCCTACTAAGCCATATCGATCGTCAGAGGAGTAATAGATCCATTCAGTAAGCATGAGGAGGCGTACAACCAGCAAATGAGCAATCTTCGCACAGTACGTAATAATAATACCACATCTCCCGATCCTCGCGTTCTTATTATGATGTTGCTGTTTGGCATCCACGTGGAAGCCTCGTGTGTCAAATGACTAGCTGGTAAATCTGCTGGCCATGGGTCGGGCCATCATTTCCCCTTGCAGACGCTTATTTTTTTCGTATTCTATTCTTCCGTTGTTCCTTCGTTCGTCTTCTCAAGTTAAAATTATCGATGATGGGAAATAAGGCGAGATGAGTGATGTTTCATCTCTTATCATCGATATCGCGATTCGAACTTTGGAGTTACCCATCACTAACACTAATTTTTTGATTACCCGTCCACCAACGACGAGCAGCCAGCAGCAGACCAACCGTGGCGGAACAACTTGGTCGACCAAAGGTTTCTCCTTCGACAAAATGTCCAACTTATTATCCATCGCATTTCGCTCTTATGAATAATAATGTGCCATACGCCCAGCCAAGTCGGACTTCTTCCTACTTTCACCAGTTCTATTATGCATTGCTTGGCCTGGCCCTGTGAATGGACAAAGGAAAGACGAAAGAGGACGATCGCCCAGACCCGGCGGGACATTCCGACTGCCACACTCAGGTCGATCACAGTCATATGACGTCAATCCTTGCTCCCTTCTTTGAGCTCAAGTCCCGTTTCGCAGCGAATGTCATGCTCCACTTGCGTATAAGGTATGACTAAGGGGAATGTCGTATATGTCGTAGTTGGCTTTGCATACTCGATTTATGATTTATTTAGCTACGCAAACTAGATTCCCGTACAGATCTTGCATCACCATATTGCGTCACATGTCAAACCATGCGAACTCTCGGATATCATTCTAAGCCGGATATATATACTTCTCGCAGCACTTGTGCTTCTTGTCATTCCCACCATTCACGAATATTGACAGGCAACTGGCTCAACTCTCCAAATCAAACAAATTGTTATCAACCCATCGACAGTAACTCAACatgtcttcctctctccctcctcatgACCCCTCTGTAGGTATCATTCTGCCAAGTGCAAATGACGATTGCTTACCATATCACATAGATTGAGACCCCCCAGAGCAAGCTTTCTGCCACTGGTAATATCGAACAGGCCACCCGAAGGGTCAACCGATTTGCCAAGAGAGATCCTGCCTTGTACCCTCTCGCCTTCATCATGACTGGTATCTTTGGGGTTGCCGGTTACATGTTGTAAGTTGTTACGCCTTGCCAAGTCTCCCGATTCGATACTTAAGAATGTTGCATTTtagctggaagaagagtgcAGAGCCCGAGCCAGTTAAGAAGTTAGTGTCAACTGGCATTGTCAATCCTTGGGATTCTGCCGACAAACTTGACACCTACCCTTCGTGTGTCGAATTGACCTTTTGAATGATCGTCTCCCTTGCTGACGCTATGACAGCTCCGTCGCCCAATTTAAGTACAGATATAAGACCCGAGATGGCCATTACGAGGATGCCTATCCCACTCTTAATCAGTCTATGGAACATGTACGTATCTTCTTTTGAATTTCCAAAATAGCCCTGACGGTCGCCACAGTTGAAGGACAACAATCCTCACAAGTA harbors:
- a CDS encoding plasma-membrane proton-efflux P-type ATPase, which produces MGLTNRKNHKKDPEAGDPETEAKRQEEDKKKKYSGEEYDVLLKYVADQQEKIKKGGGDDEKEDEENVKYIRKWYTPWKKTKVETGGKKVPPDWLGTDRQKGLSSSEIEERRKHSGWNELESPNENQFLKFISYFRGPILYVMELAVILAAGLRDWIDFGVIIGILFLNAGVGWYQEKQAGDIVAQLKAGIALKADVIRDGKEQEIEARELVPGDILVLEEGKTIAADAKIIGDYEDKDGSKSKDILDRVEKSKHSKGGDDDDEDDGPDKGPSLCSVDQSAITGESLAVDKFIGDVAYYTCGVKRGKCFGVVTVSAKGSFVGRTASLVSSSNEKGHFQIVLGGIGTTLLVMVIAFIFAVWIGGFFRGTGIATPRENNLLVYALIFFIIGVPVGLPVVTTTTLAVGAAYLAKRKAIVQKLTAIESLAGVDILCSDKTGTLTANKLSLNEPYIAPDVDPNWFMAVAVLASSHNVLGLDPIDKVTIVGLKDYPKAQEMLKGGWKTHKFTPFDPVSKRITAEVEKEGKHYTCAKGAPNAILKLAKFAPDTVSAYRAQSQQFASRGFRSLGVAVKEEGKDWELLGMLCMFDPPRVDTAKTIGEAHDLGIQVKMLTGDAVAIAKETCKQLGLKTNVYDSEKLIGGGMAGSDIRDFVEAADGFAEVFPEHKYQVVNLLQERGHLTAMTGDGVNDAPSLKKADCGIAVEGASDAARTAADVVFLDEGLSTIITAIKVARQIFHRMKAYIIYRIALCVHLEVYLMLSILILNETIRVDLVVFLAIFADVATIAIAYDRAPYAHQPVEWQLPKVWIISTIMGLLLAAGTWIIRATLWIDNGGIVQNFGSTQEILFLEVALTESWVIFITRLAQEPGTPNVWPSFQLVAAVIGVDALATIFALFGWISGDAPHGGWTDVVTVVKIWCFSFGVVIIILLVYLMLNSIRWLDHIGRKSRSKKNEKLENFLTDLQRLTIVHETDHNGSYYRFASKKEEEESGDNGKKDDKKDEAKSADTKKQESNAKKGDDEKKKDDDGGKKGATGGDKGLSDQTGKGHEHAQAQGKGANEVQPDGTQPKPDDQSSEGTHVDPN